In the genome of Marinilactibacillus sp. Marseille-P9653, one region contains:
- a CDS encoding AI-2E family transporter, whose translation MKKTSRWINFLGGSSLFFTLGMLIMIGIIVLLFKQVDFIFYPIVVLFSSVLMPAVIALLLYYLLNPIVDFLESKKIKRLWGVSLLYVVIILVISILIGTLIPILREQFEGLVENFPSFVESISNTVSGWAANLPFGQDVDAFIEQGESFIADIPNNISEYLYSGLSGVSSVVSSVTNVVVTLITFPLILFFLLKDEKKMSKAVLSAVPPKWREDLLRVSSEINSQVGAYIKGQLIIATSIGVMMFIGFSIIRLDYAIVLAIAAGFLSIIPYVGPTLSFIPAFVIAVIDSWQMVFLLILVWMVVQFIDGNLIEPNVMGKQLNVHPLTIIIVLLVIGDLLGIFGLIFGVPIYAILKVIVVHFFQKYKERYNRYYGDVAGEYEIKSIEDAIRGKDHEDSQFVRNIKKARRNKKKEDDRISEQDEKESADTEE comes from the coding sequence ATGAAAAAAACATCAAGGTGGATTAATTTTTTAGGAGGCTCTAGTTTATTCTTCACGTTAGGTATGCTGATTATGATTGGGATTATCGTCTTGTTATTCAAGCAAGTAGATTTTATATTCTATCCAATTGTTGTACTATTTTCTAGCGTACTTATGCCAGCGGTCATTGCCTTACTACTTTATTACTTATTAAATCCAATTGTCGACTTTTTAGAAAGCAAGAAAATCAAACGACTATGGGGTGTATCGTTACTTTACGTAGTAATTATTTTAGTAATTAGCATATTAATTGGCACGTTGATTCCGATCTTAAGAGAGCAATTTGAAGGCTTAGTCGAAAATTTTCCCAGTTTCGTAGAAAGTATTTCAAATACGGTATCAGGATGGGCGGCTAACTTGCCATTTGGTCAAGATGTAGATGCCTTCATTGAACAAGGAGAGTCGTTTATAGCAGATATTCCGAATAATATTAGTGAATATTTGTATAGTGGATTAAGTGGTGTCTCATCAGTTGTGTCTAGCGTTACTAATGTTGTAGTCACATTGATTACTTTTCCGCTGATCTTATTTTTCTTATTGAAAGACGAGAAAAAAATGTCAAAAGCTGTTCTGTCTGCGGTACCGCCAAAATGGAGAGAAGATTTATTAAGAGTTTCAAGTGAAATCAATTCACAAGTAGGTGCCTATATAAAAGGACAACTCATTATTGCGACTTCAATTGGTGTAATGATGTTTATTGGATTTTCTATTATCAGGTTAGATTATGCAATCGTACTTGCAATAGCAGCAGGCTTTTTATCAATCATACCGTATGTTGGTCCGACACTATCTTTTATCCCGGCATTTGTTATTGCGGTCATTGATTCTTGGCAAATGGTTTTCTTATTAATCTTAGTATGGATGGTCGTACAGTTTATAGATGGTAATTTGATTGAACCAAACGTTATGGGGAAACAATTAAATGTACACCCATTAACAATCATCATTGTATTATTAGTTATTGGAGACCTTCTAGGAATATTTGGGCTTATATTCGGGGTACCCATCTATGCAATCTTGAAAGTTATCGTTGTTCACTTCTTCCAGAAATACAAAGAACGGTACAATAGATACTACGGGGATGTCGCAGGTGAGTATGAGATTAAATCAATCGAAGACGCT
- the lysS gene encoding lysine--tRNA ligase, protein MTQEPSNQEILNDQLMVRREKMNELRERGIDPFGGRFERTHFSSELHEAFEDKSKEDLSEEEHSVTIAGRMMTKRGKGKAGFANLKDKKGTIQIYVRKDAVGDEEYESFTAADLGDFLGIEGAIMKTNTGEVTVRAKKLTYLSKALRPLPDKYHGLTNVEQKYRQRYLDLIANEHSFDRFTKRSQIIQEIRNYLNGKDYLEVETPLLHNLAGGAAARPFITHHNALDMELYLRIAIELHLKRLIVGGMEKVYEIGRVFRNEGIDTTHNPEFTMLELYTAYHDVSDVMNLTEDMIKSVAKKVIGSDTLIYGEETIDLGSSWARRHMVDLIKEQTGIDFWQNMSNDEARQLAKDHNVAVDDYATFGHVVNEFFETFVEETLIQPTFVYGHPLEISPLAKKNDQDPRFTDRFELFIARHEYANAFSELNDPIDQRERFEAQMKEKDQGNDEAHEIDEDFIESLEYGMPPTGGLGIGIDRLVMLLTDANTIRDVLLFPTMKNQD, encoded by the coding sequence ATGACTCAAGAGCCGTCTAATCAAGAAATATTGAATGACCAATTAATGGTGCGTAGAGAAAAGATGAATGAATTACGCGAACGTGGAATTGATCCTTTTGGAGGAAGATTTGAAAGAACGCATTTTTCTTCAGAATTACATGAAGCTTTTGAAGATAAATCTAAAGAAGATTTATCTGAAGAGGAACACTCTGTTACGATTGCTGGTCGTATGATGACTAAACGTGGTAAAGGGAAAGCTGGATTTGCTAATTTAAAAGATAAAAAGGGTACAATTCAGATCTATGTACGTAAAGATGCAGTAGGCGATGAAGAATATGAAAGCTTTACAGCAGCCGATTTAGGTGACTTTTTAGGTATTGAAGGTGCTATCATGAAGACGAATACAGGAGAAGTTACTGTGAGAGCTAAAAAGCTGACATATCTTTCAAAAGCGCTACGTCCTCTACCTGACAAATACCATGGACTGACCAATGTGGAACAAAAGTATCGTCAAAGATATCTTGATTTAATTGCAAATGAGCATTCGTTTGATCGATTCACTAAGCGTAGTCAGATTATTCAGGAAATCAGAAATTATTTGAATGGAAAAGATTATCTTGAAGTTGAAACGCCACTTCTACACAACCTAGCAGGAGGCGCAGCGGCTCGTCCTTTCATCACTCATCACAATGCATTGGATATGGAACTTTACCTACGAATTGCCATCGAATTGCATTTAAAACGTTTGATTGTTGGAGGAATGGAGAAAGTTTACGAAATCGGTAGAGTTTTCCGTAATGAAGGAATTGATACAACACACAATCCGGAATTCACGATGTTAGAGCTTTATACAGCGTATCATGATGTATCAGATGTTATGAACTTAACGGAAGATATGATCAAGTCTGTAGCGAAAAAGGTTATCGGCTCAGATACATTGATATATGGAGAAGAAACAATTGACTTAGGTTCTTCTTGGGCTCGCAGACATATGGTAGACCTAATCAAAGAACAGACAGGCATTGACTTCTGGCAAAATATGTCAAATGATGAAGCACGTCAACTTGCAAAAGATCATAATGTTGCAGTAGACGACTATGCTACATTTGGCCATGTAGTGAACGAATTCTTCGAAACTTTTGTAGAAGAAACATTGATCCAACCTACTTTTGTGTATGGACATCCGCTTGAAATATCACCATTAGCGAAGAAAAATGATCAAGATCCAAGATTTACTGACAGATTTGAGCTATTTATAGCACGTCACGAATATGCAAATGCATTCAGTGAATTGAACGATCCTATTGATCAAAGAGAACGATTTGAAGCGCAAATGAAAGAGAAAGACCAAGGTAATGATGAAGCTCATGAAATAGATGAAGACTTTATTGAATCTCTGGAATACGGTATGCCACCAACAGGTGGTTTAGGAATTGGAATTGACCGTCTGGTTATGTTATTAACAGATGCAAATACGATTAGAGATGTTCTCTTGTTCCCTACGATGAAAAACCAAGATTAA
- the hslO gene encoding Hsp33 family molecular chaperone HslO: MNDKLIKALAYENEIRVYVIDATEMVAEAQRRHDTWATATAALGRAMIGTTLLGATLKGNDKITVRIEGNGPVGYILVDSNGKGETKGYIHNPQVNLPLNQKGKLDVRGAVGTEGMLTVSKDLGMKKPFVGQVPLISGELGEDFTYYMANSEQVPSAVGVSVLVNPDETVKAAGGFMIQVLPGAKEETIAKIESIIETLPLVSTLMENGETPEEILGRLVGSKDYNIIETTGVVFECDCSKERFADAIISLGVDEIQSMIDEDHGAEAVCHFCRTKYQYTESDLDELKIEATNQ, encoded by the coding sequence TTGAACGATAAATTAATTAAAGCACTGGCGTATGAAAATGAAATCAGAGTATATGTGATTGATGCAACAGAAATGGTAGCTGAAGCACAAAGAAGACATGATACATGGGCTACGGCTACGGCAGCATTAGGAAGAGCAATGATTGGAACAACCCTTTTGGGTGCAACCCTTAAAGGAAATGACAAGATCACGGTTAGAATTGAAGGAAATGGACCGGTCGGTTACATTTTAGTAGACAGTAACGGTAAAGGAGAAACTAAAGGATATATCCATAATCCTCAAGTCAATCTACCGCTGAATCAAAAAGGTAAATTAGATGTTAGAGGTGCTGTTGGGACAGAAGGTATGTTAACAGTTAGTAAAGACCTTGGAATGAAGAAACCATTTGTCGGCCAAGTCCCCTTAATCAGTGGAGAGCTTGGAGAAGATTTCACTTATTACATGGCTAACTCTGAACAGGTACCTTCCGCTGTTGGTGTATCCGTGCTCGTAAATCCTGATGAAACTGTAAAAGCAGCGGGTGGCTTTATGATCCAAGTATTGCCAGGAGCTAAAGAAGAAACAATAGCAAAAATTGAATCGATTATCGAAACATTACCATTAGTCTCAACATTAATGGAAAACGGAGAAACACCAGAAGAGATACTTGGCAGACTAGTGGGGAGCAAGGACTACAACATCATAGAAACAACGGGAGTCGTGTTTGAATGTGACTGTTCAAAAGAACGCTTTGCGGATGCAATCATTTCTTTAGGCGTAGACGAAATCCAAAGTATGATAGACGAAGATCATGGTGCAGAAGCCGTATGTCACTTCTGTCGAACTAAATACCAATACACTGAAAGTGATTTAGATGAATTGAAAATAGAAGCTACAAATCAATAA
- the ftsH gene encoding ATP-dependent zinc metalloprotease FtsH, which yields MKKGFFNSGLFYIIVFFGIIGLVSYFTSGSGETSQGYSSTEFVQLLEDDKVEEFTIQPTGGIYEITGTFREGEEVQVENETGVSLFGNVEQETRNFSSAILQNDSAVQDVQALANQNNVEIQPIEEPSVSIWASLLISVLPLLLLVGFLYFMMNQAGQGGGGAGGGRGVMNFGKSKAKESDAKTSKVRFSDVAGADEEKEELVEIVEFLKDPRRFSNLGARIPAGVLLEGPPGTGKTLLAKAVAGEAGVPFFSISGSEFVEMFVGVGASRVRDLFENAKKNAPAIIFIDEIDAVGRQRGAGMGGGHDEREQTLNQLLVEMDGFTGNEGIIVIAATNRQDVLDPALLRPGRFDRRILVGRPDVKGREAILKVHSKNKPIGPSVDLKQIAKQTPGFAGADLENLMNEAALIAARRDSKTIEALDVDEAHDRVIAGPAKKDRVISKVERSMVAYHEAGHTIVGLVLSDARIVHKVTIVPRGRAGGYAIMLPREDRFLMTKKEMFEQIVGLLGGRVAEEMVFDSQSSGASNDFQQATQLARSMVTEYGMSDLLGPVQYEGNGQVFLGRDYSQSKAYSEQFAYQIDQEVLRILNEGHDEARKILEENKAAHELIAQKLLEVETLDEKEIKSLFDHGVMPTKRADGSVEFPRESEEADRDPKEEPIGTSFEEAKRLREEREKEREKEFEAKQDYTESDSEDASEEDKDN from the coding sequence ATGAAGAAAGGATTTTTCAATAGCGGTCTCTTCTACATCATTGTATTTTTCGGAATCATCGGATTAGTTAGTTACTTCACGAGCGGTTCGGGTGAAACCTCACAGGGATATAGTTCAACAGAGTTTGTTCAACTCCTTGAAGATGATAAAGTAGAAGAATTTACGATTCAACCAACTGGAGGCATCTATGAAATCACGGGTACATTCCGTGAAGGAGAAGAAGTCCAAGTTGAAAACGAGACAGGTGTATCCCTTTTTGGGAATGTAGAGCAAGAAACAAGAAACTTTTCATCAGCAATTCTACAAAATGATTCTGCTGTGCAAGATGTTCAAGCTTTAGCGAATCAGAACAACGTAGAAATCCAGCCAATCGAAGAGCCTTCGGTTAGTATCTGGGCAAGTCTTCTAATCTCAGTGTTACCTCTATTATTACTGGTCGGGTTCCTTTATTTTATGATGAACCAAGCTGGTCAAGGTGGCGGCGGAGCAGGTGGCGGACGTGGCGTAATGAATTTCGGTAAGTCCAAAGCCAAAGAAAGTGATGCTAAAACCAGTAAAGTGCGATTTTCAGATGTTGCGGGTGCTGACGAAGAAAAAGAAGAACTTGTAGAAATTGTTGAATTTCTTAAAGATCCTCGAAGATTCTCAAATCTTGGTGCTAGAATTCCAGCAGGTGTTCTGCTTGAAGGACCTCCAGGAACAGGTAAAACATTACTTGCAAAAGCTGTTGCAGGTGAAGCAGGCGTACCTTTCTTCTCAATCTCAGGTTCTGAATTTGTAGAAATGTTCGTTGGTGTTGGGGCAAGTCGTGTAAGAGACTTATTTGAAAATGCGAAGAAAAATGCACCAGCGATTATCTTTATTGATGAGATCGATGCAGTTGGTCGTCAGCGTGGAGCTGGAATGGGTGGAGGTCACGACGAACGTGAACAAACCTTAAACCAGTTACTTGTTGAGATGGATGGATTTACAGGTAATGAAGGGATTATCGTTATAGCGGCTACAAACCGTCAAGATGTTCTAGACCCTGCATTACTCCGTCCAGGTCGTTTTGACCGTCGTATTTTAGTTGGGCGTCCTGATGTTAAAGGACGTGAAGCGATTCTTAAAGTTCACTCTAAAAACAAACCAATAGGACCAAGTGTTGACTTGAAACAAATTGCTAAGCAAACTCCAGGTTTTGCTGGAGCAGACTTAGAGAACTTGATGAACGAAGCAGCGTTGATTGCTGCTAGACGTGATAGTAAAACAATCGAAGCTTTAGATGTAGACGAAGCACATGACCGAGTCATTGCGGGACCTGCTAAGAAAGATCGAGTGATTTCTAAAGTGGAACGTAGCATGGTGGCTTATCATGAAGCGGGACACACAATTGTCGGGTTGGTATTGAGTGATGCACGTATCGTTCATAAAGTAACGATTGTACCACGTGGTCGTGCTGGTGGATATGCAATCATGCTTCCAAGAGAAGACCGATTCTTGATGACTAAAAAAGAAATGTTCGAACAAATCGTTGGACTTCTTGGGGGTCGAGTTGCAGAAGAAATGGTATTTGATTCTCAATCAAGTGGCGCTTCAAATGACTTCCAACAAGCAACACAATTAGCTCGTAGTATGGTAACAGAATACGGTATGAGTGATTTGCTTGGACCAGTACAATATGAAGGCAACGGTCAAGTATTCTTGGGAAGAGATTATTCTCAATCTAAGGCTTATTCTGAACAGTTTGCTTATCAGATAGATCAGGAAGTCTTGAGAATCTTGAACGAAGGACATGATGAAGCAAGAAAAATTCTTGAAGAAAATAAAGCTGCACATGAATTGATTGCTCAAAAATTACTTGAAGTTGAAACACTGGATGAGAAAGAAATCAAGAGCTTGTTTGATCATGGTGTAATGCCTACCAAACGTGCTGACGGTTCAGTAGAATTCCCTCGTGAGAGTGAAGAAGCTGATAGAGACCCTAAAGAAGAACCAATCGGAACTTCATTCGAAGAAGCGAAAAGACTTCGCGAAGAACGTGAAAAAGAACGCGAAAAAGAGTTTGAAGCAAAACAGGATTACACTGAGTCTGATTCTGAAGATGCTTCAGAAGAAGATAAAGACAATTAA
- a CDS encoding Na+/H+ antiporter family protein: MLSNPVLISVAVMIILSLLKLNILLALIIAALAGGLISGMSIVDTMDTLIGGMGKNSETALNYILLGALAAAIQKTGAAKIITQTLSRRMKGTGKLLIFIIALISIFSQNLIPVHIAFIPILIPPLIPVMNKLKIDRRAVASALTFGLKAPYIVIPAGYGLIFHNIIRKEMATSGLALNGLKIWQVMWIPGLAMVVGLLVAVLITYRKPREYQNESPNLTGSEMNEANDPHVVFNKNHAFAIIGAVAALIVQLTVGSLVLGAILGLAIMIISGAIKWSDIDDMIRSGIGMMGFIAFVMLVASGYGDVIRATGGVDTLVASVVGLIGTNKLVAATCMIVLGLLITLGIGTSFGTIPIIAAIYVPLATELGFSAIAIVLLIGSAAALGDAGSPASDSTLGPTAGLNIDHQHDHIWDTCVPTFLHYNIPIMIFGIVGAMIL; encoded by the coding sequence GTGTTAAGCAACCCCGTTTTAATTTCTGTTGCGGTAATGATTATATTATCGTTGTTAAAACTGAATATTTTGTTAGCGTTAATTATCGCCGCTTTAGCTGGTGGTCTTATATCTGGAATGTCTATAGTAGACACTATGGATACTTTGATTGGAGGTATGGGAAAGAATAGCGAAACAGCTCTAAACTATATCCTGCTCGGTGCTTTGGCTGCAGCGATTCAAAAAACTGGTGCAGCCAAAATCATTACGCAAACACTATCTAGACGTATGAAAGGTACTGGAAAACTACTGATATTTATTATTGCCCTAATTAGTATATTCTCACAAAATTTAATTCCAGTACACATCGCTTTTATTCCAATCCTTATTCCCCCCCTTATTCCCGTAATGAATAAGCTGAAAATCGATAGAAGAGCCGTTGCTTCAGCTCTAACTTTCGGATTAAAAGCTCCTTATATTGTCATTCCGGCTGGTTACGGACTGATTTTTCATAACATTATTCGTAAAGAAATGGCTACAAGTGGTTTAGCACTTAACGGTCTAAAGATATGGCAAGTGATGTGGATACCTGGCCTTGCTATGGTCGTTGGGCTTTTGGTAGCTGTATTGATTACTTACCGAAAACCCAGAGAATACCAAAACGAAAGCCCAAATCTTACGGGTTCTGAAATGAATGAAGCAAACGATCCGCATGTCGTATTTAATAAAAACCATGCCTTTGCAATCATCGGGGCAGTGGCTGCGTTAATTGTTCAATTGACAGTTGGCTCTTTAGTATTAGGTGCCATACTCGGATTGGCGATAATGATTATTAGTGGCGCAATAAAATGGTCTGATATTGATGATATGATCAGAAGTGGTATTGGCATGATGGGTTTTATTGCATTCGTTATGTTAGTTGCCTCAGGATATGGTGACGTGATTCGAGCGACAGGAGGCGTTGATACCTTAGTTGCATCAGTCGTTGGCTTGATTGGAACAAACAAACTGGTCGCCGCTACTTGTATGATCGTTTTAGGTTTACTTATTACTTTAGGTATAGGAACTTCTTTTGGAACAATCCCTATTATCGCTGCAATCTATGTCCCACTTGCAACAGAGCTCGGTTTCAGTGCGATAGCAATCGTATTGTTAATTGGATCAGCAGCTGCACTTGGGGATGCTGGGTCCCCTGCTTCTGACAGTACACTTGGACCGACAGCAGGACTGAACATCGACCACCAGCACGATCATATTTGGGATACCTGTGTACCTACCTTTCTTCATTACAACATTCCAATCATGATTTTTGGAATCGTTGGTGCAATGATTTTATAA
- the hpt gene encoding hypoxanthine phosphoribosyltransferase → MKSDMEKILISEEEIQAKVQELGAILKEEYHDKNPLLVGVLKGALPFMADLIKAMEIYLEIDFMDVSSYGNETTSSGEVKILKDLDTNVEGRHVLFVEDIIDTGRTLAYLKDMFKYRKAASVKIVTLLDKPSGRAVDMEVDWIGFEVPHEFVVGYGLDFAERYRNLPYIGILKPEIYQ, encoded by the coding sequence ATGAAATCAGATATGGAGAAAATTTTAATCTCAGAAGAAGAAATTCAAGCAAAAGTACAAGAGCTTGGAGCAATCTTGAAAGAAGAGTATCATGATAAGAACCCCTTACTTGTAGGCGTACTGAAAGGTGCGTTACCTTTTATGGCTGATTTAATAAAAGCCATGGAAATTTATCTAGAAATCGATTTTATGGATGTTTCTAGTTACGGAAACGAAACCACTTCTTCAGGAGAGGTTAAAATCCTTAAAGACTTGGATACTAATGTAGAAGGCAGACATGTGCTGTTTGTAGAAGATATTATCGATACAGGTCGTACACTAGCGTACCTTAAAGATATGTTCAAATATAGAAAAGCAGCTTCTGTGAAGATCGTTACGTTACTAGATAAACCATCTGGTCGTGCAGTAGATATGGAAGTAGACTGGATTGGATTCGAAGTTCCTCATGAGTTCGTAGTAGGATATGGTCTTGACTTTGCAGAACGCTACCGTAACCTTCCTTATATCGGCATTTTGAAACCAGAAATCTATCAGTAA
- the tilS gene encoding tRNA lysidine(34) synthetase TilS — MQLAERFTERVIRQSYFSKDDQVLLAVSGGVDSMVLLNLMLQLPTECRPHISVAHLNHQLRAASEKEQKAVEQLCKQYKLPLYTQKWSKQNHPKSGLEAAARNQRYAFFLDTMVQNNLNKLVTAHHRGDQAETVLMKLVRGSSLEHLSGIKPIRDFHGRKIIRPLLEFSKKDLYDYAECVQLVYFEDETNQSLMYSRNRYRNQILPLMEKENEAVEAHLSNFAQEINELWSIARPKIEERTNQCAEYTGNEIKLNRSKFLNEDRSMQKQILKQLLEKLYEQSESQYKQSHISLLNDWLKQKDPNSSFDLPGGYIAVREYEKILIRMPQKSLAILPEPLFINVGEWIKLPEQKRLGLFRSYSCPPAESVVEQIMLEVDSISLPLKVRHRKPGDRIRVKGMNGSKKIKDLLIDRKIPMSQRNQLIILEDASGEVVWIVGLQESRLSISPKPDRMHYVLLLEDHS, encoded by the coding sequence ATGCAATTAGCTGAAAGGTTTACCGAGCGTGTGATACGTCAAAGTTACTTTTCAAAAGATGACCAAGTACTTCTAGCGGTATCTGGTGGCGTGGATTCTATGGTCCTTTTAAACTTGATGCTTCAATTACCAACTGAGTGCAGACCGCATATTTCAGTCGCGCATCTAAATCATCAGTTGCGTGCAGCCTCTGAGAAAGAACAAAAAGCCGTTGAACAACTTTGCAAACAGTACAAACTACCCTTATACACCCAAAAGTGGTCGAAACAAAATCATCCTAAATCTGGTCTAGAAGCCGCTGCAAGAAATCAGCGGTATGCATTTTTTTTAGATACAATGGTCCAAAACAATTTAAACAAACTCGTAACGGCTCATCATAGAGGCGATCAAGCAGAAACCGTTTTGATGAAGCTGGTGAGAGGTAGTTCTCTAGAACATCTTTCAGGAATAAAGCCTATAAGAGACTTTCATGGTAGAAAGATTATCAGACCACTTTTAGAATTTTCGAAGAAAGACTTATACGACTATGCTGAGTGTGTTCAACTCGTTTATTTTGAAGATGAGACCAATCAATCCCTAATGTATAGTAGAAATCGATATAGGAATCAGATATTGCCTCTGATGGAAAAAGAAAATGAAGCGGTTGAAGCACATCTCTCTAATTTTGCGCAGGAAATCAATGAATTATGGTCAATTGCACGGCCAAAAATAGAAGAACGAACCAATCAGTGCGCTGAATATACAGGAAATGAAATTAAACTTAATCGTTCTAAATTTTTGAATGAAGATAGAAGTATGCAAAAGCAAATACTTAAACAGCTACTAGAAAAATTGTATGAACAGTCAGAAAGTCAGTACAAGCAAAGTCATATCAGCTTATTGAATGACTGGCTGAAGCAAAAAGACCCCAATAGCTCGTTTGATCTACCGGGTGGATATATTGCGGTAAGAGAATATGAAAAGATTTTGATTCGGATGCCGCAAAAGTCTTTAGCCATTTTACCTGAACCATTGTTTATAAATGTTGGAGAATGGATTAAACTTCCTGAGCAGAAAAGATTAGGCCTATTTCGTTCATATTCTTGTCCGCCAGCTGAAAGTGTAGTAGAACAGATTATGCTTGAAGTGGATTCTATTTCATTACCACTCAAAGTCAGACACCGGAAACCGGGCGATAGAATTCGGGTAAAAGGCATGAATGGTTCAAAAAAAATCAAAGATCTTTTGATCGATAGAAAGATTCCAATGTCTCAAAGAAATCAGCTAATTATCTTAGAAGATGCAAGCGGTGAAGTTGTCTGGATTGTTGGGCTGCAAGAATCAAGATTGTCTATCTCGCCTAAACCTGATAGAATGCATTACGTGTTGTTACTTGAAGATCATAGTTAA
- a CDS encoding S1 domain-containing RNA-binding protein: MSIEVGSKVEGKVTGIANFGAFIDLGDKKTGLVHISEVSDSYVENINEVLEVGQTVLVKVLTIADDGKIGLSIRKAQEKPAEEAPKRKVPQRPKPSNHSNKRSSAAAPKKEDFDSLMNSFLKDSEDRLTTLKRSTENKRGGRGGRRG, encoded by the coding sequence ATGTCAATCGAAGTGGGAAGCAAAGTAGAAGGTAAGGTTACAGGGATTGCGAATTTTGGTGCATTTATCGATCTTGGAGATAAAAAAACTGGATTAGTACACATTAGTGAAGTATCCGATAGTTACGTAGAAAATATCAACGAAGTATTAGAAGTGGGACAAACTGTATTGGTTAAAGTCCTGACTATAGCAGACGATGGGAAAATCGGATTATCTATCCGTAAAGCTCAGGAAAAACCTGCCGAAGAAGCTCCTAAGAGAAAAGTGCCTCAACGTCCAAAACCAAGTAATCATTCGAATAAACGCAGTAGTGCTGCAGCTCCTAAAAAAGAAGACTTTGATTCTTTAATGAATTCTTTCTTGAAAGACAGCGAAGATCGTTTGACGACTTTAAAACGTAGTACAGAAAATAAACGCGGTGGACGTGGCGGACGCCGAGGATAA
- a CDS encoding septum formation initiator family protein has product MEKKKRPVVTKLENQYIEEKTLENIRNKKRKKMIKRRTTLIMAVGLFFVSLLVAPLFKNQSQLQDSRIEQAEAREKFESLEMDQEKLNYYIGLLENEEYVLKLARSEYYLTKDNEIVFSFPEDKKPDHLNVKDKKGSDQETEVDEQE; this is encoded by the coding sequence ATGGAAAAGAAAAAACGACCAGTCGTCACTAAATTGGAAAACCAGTACATAGAAGAAAAAACACTTGAGAATATTCGAAATAAAAAAAGAAAAAAAATGATCAAAAGACGGACGACGCTGATCATGGCTGTGGGGTTGTTTTTCGTTTCTCTTTTAGTTGCGCCTCTATTCAAGAACCAGTCCCAACTCCAAGATTCAAGGATTGAACAAGCAGAAGCTAGGGAAAAGTTTGAATCTTTGGAGATGGACCAAGAAAAACTAAATTATTATATCGGTCTGCTGGAAAATGAAGAATATGTTTTGAAACTAGCTAGAAGCGAATATTATCTGACAAAAGATAATGAGATTGTCTTCAGCTTTCCAGAAGATAAAAAGCCAGATCATCTGAATGTCAAAGACAAAAAAGGGTCTGATCAAGAAACAGAAGTCGATGAACAAGAATAG
- a CDS encoding RNA-binding S4 domain-containing protein — protein MRLDKFLKVSRIIKRRSVAKEIADKDRIQINGKTAKSSSVVKVGDELEIKFGNKTLIAKVEDLRDTTKKDEAKELYSVIEERYKDQD, from the coding sequence ATGAGATTAGATAAATTTTTAAAAGTATCCAGAATCATTAAAAGAAGATCAGTTGCAAAAGAAATAGCGGATAAAGACCGTATTCAAATCAACGGTAAAACAGCTAAATCATCTAGTGTCGTAAAAGTGGGCGATGAGCTGGAAATCAAATTTGGAAACAAAACATTGATTGCCAAAGTAGAAGATTTAAGGGACACAACTAAAAAAGACGAAGCGAAAGAACTCTATAGTGTGATTGAAGAACGCTATAAAGACCAGGATTAA